The segment TGGTTACTGCATGATGATCGGCGGGGAAAAGGACGTGTTCGAACGTCTGGAGCCACTGTTTGCAGCGCTCGCACCCGGTGTCGGTGATATCCCACGCACCCACGGGCGCACCGGTGAACACCAGCGCGCCGAGCATGGCTATATCCACGCCGGCCCGCCGGGCGCAGGGCATTACGTGAAGATGGTGCACAACGGTATCGAATACGGCTTGATGCAGGCTTACGCCGAAGGCTTCGACCTGCTGCGCAGCAAAGGCGGTGCCGAGCTGCCTGAGGACCAGCGCTTTGACCTGAACGTGGCCGAGATCGCTGAAGTGTGGCGCCGTGGCAGCGTGGTCACGTCCTGGCTGCTGGACCTGACCGCCGACGCGCTGGTGGCCGACCCGCAGTTGGCCCAGTTCAGCGGCTCGGTGTCCGATAGCGGGGAAGGGCGCTGGACCATCGATGCGGCCGTCGAGCAGGCGGTGCCGGTTCCGGTGCTGTCCAGTGCACTGTTCGCGCGTTTTCGTTCGCGACAGCAACAAGGCACTTATGGCGACAAGATTCTCTCGGCCATGCGCCTTGGGTTCGGTGGACACGTCGAGAAGAAACCTGAATGAGCAAAAAACCGGCAACGCCTGCTGCTCCACCCTGCACGTTGTTCCTGTTCGGCGCCAATGGCGACCTGGTCAAGCGCCTGCTGATGCCCG is part of the Pseudomonas parafulva genome and harbors:
- the gnd gene encoding phosphogluconate dehydrogenase (NAD(+)-dependent, decarboxylating) is translated as MQLGIVGLGRMGGNIARRLMLAGHHTVVHDRNAQAITALEGEGSVGAADLAALVEKLQAPRAVWVMLPAGAPTEQTIAQLADLLEPGDSIIDGGNTFYKDDMRRAAELAQRGLHYLDVGTSGGVWGLERGYCMMIGGEKDVFERLEPLFAALAPGVGDIPRTHGRTGEHQRAEHGYIHAGPPGAGHYVKMVHNGIEYGLMQAYAEGFDLLRSKGGAELPEDQRFDLNVAEIAEVWRRGSVVTSWLLDLTADALVADPQLAQFSGSVSDSGEGRWTIDAAVEQAVPVPVLSSALFARFRSRQQQGTYGDKILSAMRLGFGGHVEKKPE